The following coding sequences are from one Microbacterium sp. SORGH_AS_0969 window:
- a CDS encoding PHP domain-containing protein: protein MEHERRFEGPSDLHLHSTHSDGTESPALVVAAAHRHGLRTAALTDHDTTSGWAEAADAATSLGMTFVPGMELSARHRWRSVHVLAYLVDPDDADLRAMTDRIRSSRLDRAQIMAERISRDYDIAWDDIVAQTTDGATVGRPHIADALVARGIVADRTEAFAGILHPANDYYVALYAPDPVTAVELVVAAGGVPIVAHPAGRSLLPDSVTAAMLDAGLAGFELAHRENLPEPTALLAELATERDLIVTGSSDYHGLGKPNVPGENTTSDEMVARIFALGRGTAPVFP, encoded by the coding sequence GTGGAGCATGAGCGTCGATTCGAGGGGCCGAGCGACCTGCACCTCCACTCGACGCACTCCGACGGCACGGAGTCACCGGCTCTGGTCGTGGCGGCCGCGCACCGGCACGGTCTGCGGACCGCGGCGCTCACGGATCACGACACCACGTCCGGATGGGCGGAGGCCGCCGATGCCGCCACCTCGCTCGGGATGACCTTCGTGCCGGGGATGGAACTCTCGGCTCGTCATCGGTGGCGCAGCGTCCACGTGCTCGCCTACCTCGTCGACCCCGACGACGCGGACCTGCGGGCGATGACCGATCGCATCCGCTCGTCGCGTCTGGACCGCGCGCAGATCATGGCGGAGCGGATTTCGCGCGACTATGACATCGCGTGGGACGACATCGTCGCGCAGACGACGGATGGTGCGACGGTGGGCCGACCGCACATCGCGGATGCGCTCGTGGCCCGGGGAATCGTCGCCGATCGAACCGAGGCGTTCGCGGGCATCCTGCATCCCGCGAACGACTACTACGTCGCTCTGTACGCACCCGACCCGGTGACCGCCGTCGAACTGGTGGTCGCGGCGGGCGGGGTGCCGATCGTCGCGCACCCGGCCGGTCGTTCACTGCTGCCCGACAGCGTCACCGCGGCGATGCTCGACGCCGGACTCGCCGGGTTCGAGCTCGCCCATCGCGAGAACCTCCCCGAACCGACCGCGCTGCTGGCCGAGCTCGCCACCGAGCGCGATCTGATCGTGACCGGCTCGAGCGACTACCACGGCCTCGGCAAGCCGAACGTCCCGGGGGAGAACACCACCTCCGACGAGATGGTCGCGCGCATCTTCGCGCTCGGTCGCGGCACGGCGCCGGTCTTCCCGTAG
- a CDS encoding DEAD/DEAH box helicase translates to MTTFADLGVDQDIVDALASKGITEAFPIQEQTIPLGLPGQDIIGQAKTGTGKTFGFGIPVVQRLGPNPEPGVKALIVVPTRELAVQVFEDMDMLTSNRPTSVVAIYGGKAYEGQIDQLKAGAQIVVGTPGRLIDLANQRLLDLSHATEVVLDEADKMLDLGFLADIEKIFSKVPAVRHTQLFSATMPGPIVALARRFMSNPIHMRANDPDEGLTQANIKHLVYRAHSLDKDEVIARILQSEGREKAVIFTRTKRAAQKLVDELGDRGFNAAAVHGDMSQEARERSMAAFKAGKKDVLIATDVAARGIDVNDVTHVINHTIPDDEKTYLHRAGRTGRAGRTGIAVTFVDWDDVHKWALINRALEFGQPEPTETYSSSPHLYTDLNIPEGTKGRLVTAPKAIAPRPEKKNDTPDAEGERAPRRRRRRGGSSGATAAAAGSDSESASRAEGGAGTHDGAGKEHHDGNAAPRRRRRRRSGGSSGAPSAPVA, encoded by the coding sequence ATGACGACATTCGCCGACCTCGGCGTCGATCAGGACATCGTCGATGCCCTGGCATCCAAAGGCATCACCGAGGCCTTCCCGATCCAGGAGCAGACGATCCCCCTCGGCCTCCCCGGCCAGGACATCATCGGTCAGGCCAAGACCGGTACGGGCAAGACGTTCGGATTCGGCATCCCGGTCGTCCAGCGCCTCGGGCCGAACCCCGAGCCCGGTGTCAAGGCGCTGATCGTGGTCCCGACGCGTGAGCTGGCCGTCCAGGTCTTCGAAGACATGGACATGCTCACCTCGAACCGCCCCACCAGCGTCGTGGCGATCTACGGCGGCAAGGCGTACGAGGGCCAGATCGACCAGCTCAAGGCCGGCGCGCAGATCGTCGTCGGCACCCCGGGCCGCCTCATCGACCTCGCCAACCAGCGCCTGCTCGACCTCTCGCACGCGACCGAGGTCGTCCTCGACGAGGCCGACAAGATGCTCGACCTCGGCTTCCTCGCCGACATCGAGAAGATCTTCTCCAAGGTTCCGGCCGTGCGTCACACGCAGCTGTTCTCGGCGACCATGCCGGGTCCGATCGTGGCGCTCGCCCGCCGCTTCATGTCGAACCCCATCCACATGCGCGCCAACGACCCCGACGAGGGCCTCACGCAAGCGAACATCAAGCACCTCGTGTACCGCGCGCACTCGCTCGACAAGGACGAGGTCATCGCCCGCATCCTGCAGTCCGAGGGGCGCGAGAAGGCCGTCATCTTCACGCGCACGAAGCGCGCCGCACAGAAGCTCGTCGATGAGCTCGGCGACCGCGGCTTCAACGCCGCGGCCGTCCACGGCGACATGAGCCAGGAGGCGCGCGAGCGCTCGATGGCCGCGTTCAAGGCGGGCAAGAAGGACGTGCTCATCGCCACGGACGTCGCCGCCCGCGGCATCGACGTCAACGACGTCACCCACGTGATCAACCACACGATCCCCGACGACGAGAAGACCTACCTGCACCGCGCCGGCCGCACCGGCCGTGCGGGCCGCACCGGCATCGCCGTGACCTTCGTCGACTGGGACGACGTGCACAAGTGGGCGCTCATCAACCGCGCGCTCGAGTTCGGTCAGCCCGAGCCCACCGAGACCTACTCGTCGAGCCCGCACCTCTACACCGACCTCAACATCCCCGAGGGCACGAAGGGTCGCCTCGTGACGGCTCCCAAGGCCATCGCCCCGAGGCCCGAGAAGAAGAACGACACTCCGGATGCCGAGGGCGAACGCGCTCCGCGTCGTCGCCGCCGTCGCGGCGGATCGTCCGGCGCGACGGCTGCCGCCGCGGGTTCCGACTCCGAGAGCGCGTCGCGGGCCGAGGGCGGAGCCGGTACGCACGACGGCGCCGGCAAGGAGCACCACGACGGCAACGCGGCTCCGCGCCGCCGCCGCCGTCGCCGCAGCGGCGGGAGCTCCGGCGCTCCGTCCGCCCCCGTCGCCTGA